TGGCGCCGGCGTGTGCACGGCGGTAGGCGGCCCGCGCCGCGTCCGGGCTGTCGGCGACATGCTCGGCCATCAGGCCGCGGCGGAAGTCCAGCAGCGGCCGGCCGGCCGCGGTGGGTGCCAGCAGCGCGGCGGCCCGGCCGAGTGCCGAACGGGCCTCGTCGGCGCGGTCGCGGACGCCCAGGACCGTGGCGGCGTACGCGAGATGACCGCGTTCGCAGGCCGCGCCGCCCCGCTCGTCGTCGTCGCCCGCCAGCGCCTCGGCGGCGCGCAGCGCGTCCTCGGCCTCTGCCCAGCCGGTGGCCGTGAACATGCACCGTTCGACCAGCAGCGCGGCGCGACGCAGCGCGGACGGCGCGTGCCGGACGGAGTGCACCTCCAGCAGGGCGGCCGCATCGTCCCAGCAGCCGCGGGAGCGCAGACGCCAAACGGCACGGTCGAGGGGGCCGTCCCCCTCGGCCGTGCCGAGTGATGCTGTCTCCGGTGCGGATGCCGGTGCCGGTACCGCGAGCGGCACCACGACTGCAGAACCGGCCGGATCCGCGGAATCCGCGGATTCCGGCATGGCGGTATCCGCCACATTGCCCTCCCCGAGCGCGCCATTGAGCTGGAAGTTGGAAGCAGTGGGCGCATCTCAGCACGGATCCCGCCGCCCGGCCAAGGGGGTGGGTGAATGAATTCACAATCCCCGGGCGGGCGTTCCGGACCGCCGGCGCGGCCCTGATCGGGCACATCGCCGCACCGTGCGGCGGGCCCGGGGCACCACGACTGGCCGCGTGATGACGCCCGATCGAGTTACCCCGAATGGCGTAATCGGGCCCCGCCGGGTCGAACGGCGGGGCCCGATCGGGCGACAGGCGCGGGCAGTCGCTCCGCGGCGGCGCCACGCGGACGGCGCCGCGGCGCGGGGCGGAGCCGTACGCGGGACCGCGTCGTCAGCTCATCCGCAGCGCCAGGAAGAAATCGAGCTTGTCCTCCAGGCGGGACAGATCGCGGCCGGTCAGCTGCTCGATGCGGCCCACCCGGTAGCGGAGGGTGTTGACGTGCAGGTGGAGGCGGCTGGCGCAGCGGGTCCAGGAGCCGTCGCAGTCCAGGAACGCCTCCAGGGTGGGGATCAGCTCGGCGCGGTGCTTGCGGTCGTAGTCGCGCAGCGGGTCCAGGAGGCGGGCGGTGAAGGCCCGTCGGACGTCGTCCGGCACGAAGGGCAGCAGCAGGACGTGCGAGGCCAGCTCCTCGTGCCCGGCGGCGCAGACCCGGCCCGGACGGGCCGCGGCGACCCGGCGGGCGTGCCGGGCCTCCTCCAGGGCGCCGCGCAGCCCCTCGGCGGAGTGGACCGCGGCGCTCACCCCGACCGTCAGCCGCCCGTCGTCCGCCAGACCGCGGCCGAGCGGCCCCCGGACGGCGGACAGCAGCTCATCGGCGTGCAGACCGGCCGCCGAGGGGGCGCCGGGCTCGTCCGGGACGGGCAGTGGCACCAGCGCCACCGCCTCGTCGCCGGTGTGTGCCACGGCGATGCGGTCGGAGGGCTCCGGGCCGAACGTGCCGGGATCGACCAGCATTTCCTCCAGCAGGCTCTGCGCCACGGGGCCACCGGGGACGTCGCCGTCCTCCCACTCGACCCTGGCCACCACGATCTGCCAGTGCGGCGCCGCGCCCAGCCCCGGCAGCAGCACCGGGGCCGCCACCCGCAGCCGGGCCGCGATCTCGGCGGGCGGAGCGCCGGTCTGGACGAGTTCCAGGACCTCCTGGGCGAGCCGGCGGCGCACCGTACGGGCGGCATCGCGCCGGTCGCGTTCCACGACGATCAGCTGGGTGACGCCGTGCAGCAGGTCAAGGCGCTCTTCGGACCAGTCACCGGCGTCCGCCTCGACGGCCAGCAGCCAGTCGCTCAGCAGCGTCCGGCGCAGATCACGGCCCTCGTGGCGGATCGGGAAGAGGGAGAAAGTGGAGCTCGCCGGCCCGTCGCCCGGCCGCCGCCCCTCCTCGGGCTTCCCCCGGGCCTCGTCCGCGGCGGCGGTCGTCGCGGTGCTCCCCTCGACAGTGACGCGATGCGGGCCCCGACGCCCCGAACGGGCGGCCGCCAGGTGCTCGCCCGCGAGACGGGCGGCCAGTTCACCGGAGAGCTCGGGCCCGGCGTCCGCCAGTGTGGAGCCCGCGATCTGCCGGCCCGTGGGGGAGAGCACCCAGGCCCGCAGGTCAAGGTCGGAGCCGAGCAGGTCCAGGACCACCTCAGGGCCGCCGCCCGTGGGGCCCGACGTCATCAGCCGCCGGTGGCGGTCCACCACGGCCGCCAGATCGCCCGCCCGTTCGCTGGAGACCTGGCGGACGACATGCTCGGTGATGGAGGCGAACGAGACGTCCTCGACGACGGAGAACAGCGGCAGCCGGTGGCGGAGGCAGGCCTGCACGAGGTCGTCGGGGACCGAGCCCAGCTCCGCCTCGCCCGCCGCGAGCCCGGCGACCCCCGCGGTGGCCAGGATGCGCACGAACCGTTCGGAGTCCTCCGGTTCACGGCGCCACGCCAGCCCCGTCAGCACCAGTTCGCCGCCGGAGAGGTAGCGGCTGGGGTCCCGCAGGTCGGTGGTCATCACGCCGCGTACCGTGCGGTCCAGCTCTTCCTCGCCCCCGAGCAGCCGGAGGCCAAGGGTATGGGTGTCCAGGAGTGCGCGGAGCCGCATGACCTCGCCCGCCGTTCTTTGCTGTCTGGTGTTGCCGGTGGAATGCCGCGAGGTTTCCGAGCCTCGTCTTTCGTTCGAATCTACAAGACATGTGGTGTGGCCAGCCAACCGCTTCATGGTTTCGGTGACTGCACCGGGCGGGTGCCGGGCGCGTTCACTGAACGCATCTCCATGAACAAGACATGAATGAACGACTCCGTGGCGATGCCGGCGCAGCGTCCTCACCATGAGTAGCGAACGACCCGATTTCGTAGAATTCGTAGAAGAGGCCAACGATGGACTTCCTTCGCCCCGCCAGCTGGGAGGAGGCGCTCGCCGCCAAGGCCGAGCACCCTACTGCTGTGCCCATCGCGGGCGGCACGGACGTGATGGTCGAGATCAACTTCGACCACCGCCGCCCCGCGTACCTGCTCGACCTGAACCGCATCGGTGACCTGAGCGAGTGGGAGGTCGGAGAGAAGACCGTACGCCTGGGTGCCTCCGTCTCTTACACGCAGATCATGGAGAACCTGCGGGCCGAACTCCCGGGCCTGGCCCTGGCCTCGCACACGGTGGCCTCCCCGCAGATCCGCAACCGCGGCGGCGTCGGCGGCAACCTCGGCACCGCCTCCCCGGCCGGCGACGCGCACCCCGCGCTGCTCGCGTCCGGCTGTGAGGTCGAGGTGGAATCCGTGCGCGGCCGCCGGATGATCCCGATCGACGACTTCTACACCGGCGTCAAGCGCAACGCCATGGAGCCCGACGAGCTGATCCGTTCGGTGCATCTGCCCAAGGCGGACGGCCCGCAGCAGTTCTCCAAGGTGGGCACCCGCAACGCCATGGTCATCGCGGTCTGCGCCTTCGGTATCGCGCTGCACCCCGGCACCCGCACGGTGCGCACCGGCATCGGCTCCGCCGCACCCACCCCCGTACGGGCCCGTGAGGCCGAGGACTTCCTCGTCGCGGCGCTGGAGGAGGGCGGCTTCTGGGAGTCGGGGAATCCCCTCCCGCCGTCCCTCGCCAAGCAGTTCGCGCAGCTCGCCTCCGGCGCCTGCAACCCGATCGACGATGTGCGCGGCAGCGCCAAGTACCGCAGGCATGCGGTCGGCATCATGGCGCGCCGCACCCTCGGCTGGACCTGGGAGTCCTACCGGGGCAAGGAGAGGAGCGCACAGTGCGCGTGACATTCACCGTCAACGGCCGCCAGCAGGAGGCCGACGACGTCTGGGAAGGCGAGAGCCTGCTGCACGTCCTCCGTGAGCGGATGGGCCTGCCGGGCTCCAAGAACGCCTGTGAGCAGGGCGAATGCGGGTCCTGCACGGTCCGTCTGGACGGTGTGCCGGTGTGCTCCTGCCTGGTCGCCGCGGGCCAGGTCGAGGGCCGCGACGTGGTGACCGTCGAGGGCCTGGCGGACTTCGCCCGGCAGCGCGCCGAGAACGGCGGCTGTGCCTCCGGCACCTGCGGTACGAGCATCGACCAGGCCCAGCGGTGGCAGGCCCGCCCGGCCGGTTCGCAGGCCGGGGAGGGGGCCGAACTCTCCCCGATCCAGCAGGCGTTCATCGACGCCGGTGCGGTCCAGTGCGGCTTTTGCACCCCGGGCCTGCTGGTCGCCGCCGACGAGCTGCTGGAGCGCAACGACTCCCCGTCGGACGCCGACATCCGTGAGGCGCTGTCGGGCAACCTCTGCCGCTGCACGGGCTACGAGAAGATCCTTGACGCGGTCCGGCTGGCGGCCGCCCGCGGCGCGCACCCGACCGCCGGACAGGGGGCCTGATCGCCATGGCAGACAAGGAGACCCGCCTCGCGACGGCTCCGGGCCGTACGCCCACGAACCTCACCCAGGGCGGCCAGACCAAGGCCGGGATCGGTGAGTCCACGCTGCGGCCCGACGGCACCCTCAAGGTGACCGGCGAGTTCGCCTACTCCTCGGACATGTGGCACGAGGACATGCTGTGGGGCTACACCCTGCGCTCCACCACCGCGCACGCCGAGATCAGGTCGATCGACACCTCCGAGGCGCTGGCGACCTCCGGTGTCTACGCCGTCCTGACCTACGACGACCTGCCCACCGACGTGAAGAA
This portion of the Streptomyces sp. 2114.4 genome encodes:
- a CDS encoding PucR family transcriptional regulator ligand-binding domain-containing protein, translated to MRLRALLDTHTLGLRLLGGEEELDRTVRGVMTTDLRDPSRYLSGGELVLTGLAWRREPEDSERFVRILATAGVAGLAAGEAELGSVPDDLVQACLRHRLPLFSVVEDVSFASITEHVVRQVSSERAGDLAAVVDRHRRLMTSGPTGGGPEVVLDLLGSDLDLRAWVLSPTGRQIAGSTLADAGPELSGELAARLAGEHLAAARSGRRGPHRVTVEGSTATTAAADEARGKPEEGRRPGDGPASSTFSLFPIRHEGRDLRRTLLSDWLLAVEADAGDWSEERLDLLHGVTQLIVVERDRRDAARTVRRRLAQEVLELVQTGAPPAEIAARLRVAAPVLLPGLGAAPHWQIVVARVEWEDGDVPGGPVAQSLLEEMLVDPGTFGPEPSDRIAVAHTGDEAVALVPLPVPDEPGAPSAAGLHADELLSAVRGPLGRGLADDGRLTVGVSAAVHSAEGLRGALEEARHARRVAAARPGRVCAAGHEELASHVLLLPFVPDDVRRAFTARLLDPLRDYDRKHRAELIPTLEAFLDCDGSWTRCASRLHLHVNTLRYRVGRIEQLTGRDLSRLEDKLDFFLALRMS
- a CDS encoding (2Fe-2S)-binding protein, with amino-acid sequence MRVTFTVNGRQQEADDVWEGESLLHVLRERMGLPGSKNACEQGECGSCTVRLDGVPVCSCLVAAGQVEGRDVVTVEGLADFARQRAENGGCASGTCGTSIDQAQRWQARPAGSQAGEGAELSPIQQAFIDAGAVQCGFCTPGLLVAADELLERNDSPSDADIREALSGNLCRCTGYEKILDAVRLAAARGAHPTAGQGA
- a CDS encoding xanthine dehydrogenase family protein subunit M — encoded protein: MDFLRPASWEEALAAKAEHPTAVPIAGGTDVMVEINFDHRRPAYLLDLNRIGDLSEWEVGEKTVRLGASVSYTQIMENLRAELPGLALASHTVASPQIRNRGGVGGNLGTASPAGDAHPALLASGCEVEVESVRGRRMIPIDDFYTGVKRNAMEPDELIRSVHLPKADGPQQFSKVGTRNAMVIAVCAFGIALHPGTRTVRTGIGSAAPTPVRAREAEDFLVAALEEGGFWESGNPLPPSLAKQFAQLASGACNPIDDVRGSAKYRRHAVGIMARRTLGWTWESYRGKERSAQCA